In Fusobacterium canifelinum, a genomic segment contains:
- a CDS encoding ABC-F family ATP-binding cassette domain-containing protein has protein sequence MIATASLGMRFSGRKLFEDVNLKFTPGNCYGVIGANGAGKSTFVKILSGELEATEGEVIFDKNKRMSVLKQDHFQYEDEEVLNVVLMGNKKLWDIMVEKNAIYAKTDFTDEDGIRAAELEGEFAELNGWEAETEAETLLMGLKIGADLHHKLMKELTEPEKVKVLLAQALFGEPDVLLLDEPTNGLDVKAISWLENFIMGLENSTVIVVSHDRHFLNKVCTHITDIDYGKIKMYVGNYDFWYESNELMKTLINNKNKKLEQKRQELQEFIARFSANASKSKQATSRKKQLEKLQLEDMQMSNRKYPFVEFKPEREAGNNLLKVENLSKTIEGVKVLDNVSFTIETGDKVVFLAKNDLVKTTLLSILAGEIEADSGTYTWGVTTSQAYMPRDNSQYFNNTDANLIDWLRPYSPDEHEAFIRGFLGRMLFSGDETLKKVSVLSGGEKVRCMLSKLMLSGANVLLFDNPSDHLDLESITSLNKALIKFKGTILFGAHDHEFIQTVANRIIEITPKGLVDKVTTYDEYLEDETIQARLDEMYSN, from the coding sequence ATGATAGCAACAGCAAGTCTTGGAATGAGATTTTCTGGCAGAAAATTATTTGAAGATGTAAACTTAAAATTTACTCCTGGGAACTGTTATGGAGTTATAGGGGCTAATGGAGCAGGTAAATCAACATTTGTAAAAATTCTTTCAGGAGAATTAGAAGCAACTGAGGGAGAAGTTATATTTGATAAAAATAAAAGAATGTCTGTTTTAAAACAAGATCACTTCCAATATGAAGATGAAGAAGTTTTAAATGTTGTCCTTATGGGTAACAAAAAGTTATGGGATATTATGGTAGAAAAAAATGCCATCTATGCTAAAACAGATTTTACTGATGAAGATGGAATAAGAGCAGCAGAACTTGAAGGAGAATTTGCTGAACTTAATGGTTGGGAAGCTGAAACAGAGGCTGAAACTTTACTTATGGGATTAAAAATTGGAGCAGATTTACATCATAAGTTGATGAAAGAATTAACTGAGCCAGAAAAAGTTAAAGTTTTACTTGCACAAGCACTTTTTGGTGAACCTGATGTTTTACTTTTAGACGAACCTACAAATGGACTTGATGTAAAAGCAATAAGCTGGTTAGAAAACTTTATCATGGGACTTGAAAATTCAACAGTTATTGTGGTATCACATGACAGACACTTTTTAAATAAAGTTTGTACCCATATCACAGATATAGACTATGGTAAAATTAAAATGTATGTTGGAAACTATGATTTCTGGTATGAATCAAATGAACTTATGAAAACTTTAATTAACAATAAAAATAAAAAATTAGAACAAAAAAGGCAAGAATTACAAGAATTTATTGCTAGATTTAGTGCTAATGCCTCTAAGTCTAAACAAGCTACTTCAAGAAAGAAACAATTAGAAAAATTACAACTTGAAGATATGCAAATGTCTAATAGAAAATATCCATTTGTTGAATTTAAACCTGAAAGAGAAGCAGGAAATAACTTATTAAAAGTTGAAAATCTTTCAAAAACTATTGAAGGAGTAAAAGTTTTAGACAATGTTTCTTTTACAATAGAAACTGGAGATAAAGTTGTTTTCCTAGCTAAAAATGATTTAGTAAAAACTACTTTACTTTCTATTTTAGCAGGAGAAATTGAAGCTGACTCAGGAACTTACACTTGGGGAGTTACAACTAGCCAAGCATATATGCCAAGAGATAACAGCCAATATTTTAATAACACAGATGCAAATTTAATTGATTGGTTAAGACCATACTCACCAGATGAGCATGAAGCATTTATCAGAGGATTTTTAGGAAGAATGTTATTCTCAGGAGATGAAACTCTTAAAAAAGTATCTGTACTATCTGGGGGAGAAAAAGTTAGATGTATGTTATCTAAATTAATGCTTTCAGGAGCTAATGTACTTTTATTTGATAACCCAAGTGACCACTTAGATTTGGAATCAATAACTTCATTAAATAAAGCTTTAATAAAATTCAAAGGTACTATCTTATTTGGAGCTCATGACCATGAATTTATTCAAACTGTTGCTAACAGAATTATTGAAATAACACCAAAAGGACTTGTTGATAAAGTAACAACTTATGACGAATATTTAGAAGATGAAACTATCCAAGCTAGATTAGATGAAATGTATTCTAACTAA
- a CDS encoding SDR family oxidoreductase → MKKILIMGGNQFVGKEITKKFLDKDYTVYALNRGTRKNIEGVIFLKADRDNLIEMENVLKNLEVDIIVDVSAYTEEQVSILHKVMKNKFKQYILISSASVYNSIECTPVNEESQTGENLIWGDYAKNKYLAEKITVENSNLYNFKYTIFRPFYIYGIGNNLDRENYFFSRIKYNLPIFIPSKNNIIQFGYVEDLALAIESSIENSDFYNQIFNISGDEYVTMSEFAEICGKVMAKKVAIKYINTEGNKIKARDWFPFREVNLFGDISKLENTGFRNAYSLVQGLEKTYKYNDENDLILKPVLHKIETEN, encoded by the coding sequence ATGAAAAAAATTTTAATTATGGGAGGAAATCAATTCGTAGGAAAAGAAATAACAAAAAAATTTTTAGATAAAGATTATACAGTTTATGCTTTAAATAGAGGAACAAGAAAAAATATTGAAGGGGTAATTTTTTTAAAAGCTGATAGAGATAATTTAATTGAAATGGAAAATGTATTAAAAAATCTAGAAGTGGATATTATTGTAGATGTATCAGCTTATACAGAGGAACAGGTTAGTATACTACATAAAGTTATGAAAAATAAATTTAAACAATATATCTTAATAAGTAGTGCTTCTGTATATAATAGTATAGAATGTACTCCTGTAAATGAAGAAAGTCAAACAGGAGAGAATCTAATATGGGGAGATTATGCTAAAAATAAATATTTAGCCGAAAAGATAACTGTTGAAAATTCAAATTTATATAATTTTAAGTACACTATATTTAGACCTTTTTATATCTATGGAATAGGAAATAATTTAGATAGAGAAAATTATTTCTTTTCAAGAATAAAATATAATTTACCTATTTTTATTCCTAGTAAAAATAATATAATTCAATTTGGTTATGTTGAAGATTTAGCATTAGCAATAGAAAGTTCAATAGAGAATTCAGATTTCTATAATCAAATTTTTAATATTTCTGGTGATGAATATGTTACTATGAGTGAATTTGCAGAAATCTGTGGAAAAGTTATGGCTAAAAAAGTTGCAATAAAATATATAAATACAGAAGGAAATAAGATAAAAGCAAGAGATTGGTTTCCATTTAGAGAAGTTAATCTTTTTGGAGATATTTCAAAGTTAGAAAATACAGGTTTTAGAAATGCATATTCTTTGGTACAAGGCTTAGAAAAAACATATAAATATAATGATGAAAATGATTTAATTTTAAAGCCAGTTTTACACAAAATAGAAACTGAAAATTAA
- a CDS encoding adenylate kinase, translated as MINLNLVLFGAPGAGKGTQAKFIVDKYGIPQISTGDILRVAVANQTKLGLEAKKFMDAGQLVPDEVVNGLVAERLAEKDCEKGFIMDGFPRTVVQAKALDEILTKLGKQIEKVIALNVPDKDIIERITGRRTSKVTGKIYHIKFNPPVDEKEEDLVQRADDTEEVVVKRLETYHNQTAPVLDYYKAQNKVTEIDGTKKLEDITQDIFKILG; from the coding sequence ATGATTAATTTGAATTTAGTATTATTTGGAGCACCAGGAGCAGGAAAAGGAACACAAGCAAAATTTATTGTTGATAAATATGGAATACCTCAAATTTCAACAGGGGATATATTAAGAGTTGCAGTTGCTAATCAAACAAAATTAGGATTAGAAGCTAAAAAATTTATGGATGCAGGACAATTAGTTCCTGATGAAGTTGTTAATGGTTTAGTTGCTGAAAGATTAGCAGAAAAAGATTGTGAAAAAGGTTTTATAATGGATGGGTTCCCAAGAACAGTTGTTCAAGCAAAAGCCTTAGATGAAATATTAACAAAATTAGGAAAACAAATAGAAAAAGTTATAGCTTTAAATGTACCAGATAAAGATATAATAGAAAGAATTACAGGAAGAAGAACATCAAAAGTAACTGGAAAAATTTATCATATTAAGTTTAACCCACCAGTTGATGAAAAAGAAGAAGATTTAGTTCAAAGGGCAGATGATACAGAAGAAGTTGTTGTAAAAAGATTAGAAACTTATCATAATCAAACTGCACCAGTTTTAGATTACTATAAAGCACAAAATAAAGTAACTGAAATTGATGGAACTAAAAAACTAGAAGATATTACACAAGATATATTTAAAATTTTAGGATAG